The genomic region GCTCGATCCGGTTATCCAGAAGAAACTCTACAACATCCTCAGGGAACTCAGAGCAAGTGGTGTTGGTGTGCTCCTCTCCTCACACGTTCTGGGTGAGGTGGAGAAGCTCTGTGATAGGGTAGTGTTCATAAAAGACGGTCGTATCGTAACTCCCCCAACGTTCGATAAATCCATGAAGAAAATCGTAGTCGACCTGAGCACCGAGCAGGTTGAGCAGCTCTCAAGGGTAAAAGCAGATTTTCCCGAGGTAGTTGAATTGATTCTCGAAAATTCAACCGTTGTCATATACTTCAAAGGTTCGCAAAAGCGGCTCGTTCATCTTCTGAATTCCATCGATTTCCAGGACATTTCCGTAACGGACCTCTCACTCGAGGATGTTTTCGAAAACCTTTACAGAGCCAACTAACATGGGAGGCGTGATGATGCAATTGCTGAGATGGGAATTGAAACGTAACTTCAAATCGTTCCTCTTGTGGACCGCGTTCATCGTACTCATTCAGTGGATGTACTTTGCCTTTTTCCCATCTATTGCCGGTGATGATGGTCTCTTCTCCTCAAAGTTGCAACTACTCCCCAAAGCCTTTTTGAAGCTGTTTGGTGTGGACAAAATCGATTTTAGTGATATTCTTCACTTCTTTGCGATGCAAGGACAGATATGGGTTTTTCTCTTTGCCACGTTCTATCCCGCGCGGCTGTCCTCGAGTATGTTTGTAAAGGAGGAAAACGACAAAACGATCGAGTTTCTCTTTGCAAGACCGATCAGACGGGAGAGTTACGTGTTTCAAAAATTTACGGCCACTACTGTTTATTTACTACTTTTCGACCTGACCATTACCGTAGCTCTTTTAGGTATGTTCAACAAATATAAGGTCAAGCCTTTCGATATCAGCTTATTCTGGAAACTGGTCCTTTCATTCTGGGCTGTGCACATCTTCATGAGTGCGGTTGGAATAATCTTCTCAGTTGTGGCGAGAAAACGCTCAACAGCCGACACGGGAACGTTCTTCGCACTCGGGTTTTTCTACGCAATTTCGTTGATCGCACGGGTGTACGAAAAATACAGGTATTTACAAGTCTTAACTCCTTTCGGTGTGTTCGATCCTGCGGAGCTGATAAAAGGTGCCGATTTCAACACGGGTGGTTTTCTCATCGTTGTGCTAATCTATGCGCTCTCGCTGGGATTTTCGATAGTTTACTACACCAAAAAGGATGTATATATTTAAACGCTCTCGAGCAAATATCGCGTAATACCTTGTGCGGCGCGTTTTCCTGCCCCCATCGCGGAGATGACGGTGGCCGAACCGGTGACGATATCACCACCGGCAAAGACCTTTGGAATGCTCGTCTGGCCCCATTCGTTGACAACTACGTAGCCGTACTTGCTCGTCTCCAAACCCGGGAACTGACTCAGCAGGAACCTGTTTGCCTCCGTGCCGATCGCTTCGACAACGGTGTCCACCTCGAGGATAAAATTACTCCCGGGCATCGGTACGGGTTTTCTCCTTCCACTTTCGTCGGGCTCACCAAGAGTCATCTTAATACACTCCACGGCAACGACGCGTCCATTCGAATCACCGATGTAACGCACCGGGTTGGTCAACAACATGAACTTTATACCTTCCTCTTTCGCATGCTCAATCTCCGCGCGTCTTGCCGGCATCTCCGCTTCCGTTCTCCTATACACAAGGTAAACCTCTGCACCGAGCCTCAAAGCACTCCTTGCAACATCCATAGCGGTGTTTCCACCACCGATAACAGCTACTCGTTTTCCAACGTAAACCGGTGTATCGTACTCGGGAAACTTGTAAGCACGCATCAGGTTTATGCGCGTTAGAAATTCGTTTGCGGAATATACACCGTTCAAGTCCGTTCCCTCAATACCCATGAACTTCGGGGTTCCGGCCCCAACTCCGATGAACACGGCATCGTAGGTTTCAAGTAGCTCACGCGGGTCTATCGCATAACCGACAGGGGTGTTTTTGTGCAACACAATGTTCAGATTCTTCAAATCGGAAATCTCTTTCTTAACTATCTCCTTTGGAAGGCGGAACTCGGGAATACCGTAAACCAACACCCCACCAAGTTCGTGCAACGTTTCGAAAATCTCCACCTGGAATCCCAGTCTTCCGAGCTCAGACGAGACCGTTAATCCCGCAGGTCCCGAACCTACAACGGCGATTTTTTTATCGCGTGCTTCTTGAATTTTTACATCAGCTCCATCTTGCGCTTCCAAACCTTCCTTGTATGCCCAATCGGCAACGAACCGTTCCAACGCACCTATATTTACCGGCTTACCTATCTTGTTCAGCACGCAGGTTCCTTCGCATTGTGTCTCTTGTGGACAGACCCTTCCGCATATCGCGGGAAGGTAATTGAACGATTTAACTGTTTTGAAAGCCCCCTCGAAATTACGTTCTGCGATCTGTTTGATGAACCTTGGAATATCTATTCCAACCGGACAGCCCTCGACACACGTAGGCACCTTGCACTGAAGACAACGCTTGGCTTCCTCCACCGCGAGTTCCTCGGTGTAACCGAGTGCAACCTCCTCAAAGCTCTTGATTCGCTCCTCAACCGGACGCTCAAGGACGGGTACACGATTTTTTACAGCCACGACACGTCACCAACCTCGGCCAGGAATTTTTCGAGTGCCAATCTTTCCTGTTCACGGTACTGGGTTAGCCTGTTCATGAACACATCCCAATCGACGAATCGACCATCGAACTCCGGACCATCCACGCATGTGTACTCTATTTTGCTACCTTTCTCATCCTTCAAAGTCACCCTACAACCACCGCACATCCCGGTGCCGTCGACCATTATAGAATTGAGCGAAACCCAAATTGGAAAGTTGTGCTCCTTGGCTACGTAACTGGCAAATTTCATCATCACCGCTGGACCAACGGCCCAAGCTACGTCAAACTTTTTCTCCTTCACCAATTCCCGCATCGCATCCACAACTGTACCTTTGATTCCGAGTGATCCATCGTCCGTTGTCAACAAGAGTTCGTCGCAAAAGCCAAATTCATCCCTCAAAATCAATTCATCAATAGTACGCGCTCCAAGGATGACCGTTAGCTTGTTTCCCTCCTCCTTCAAAGCCCTCGCTATGGGCAAAACGGCCGCGATACCAACCCCACCACCGAGTACCAGTACGTTACCGTAGTTTCTTACCTCACTCGGTTTACCCAGAGGTCCAACAACGTCGGCTAAAACGTCACCCTCGTTTTTCATGCACAGCTCATACGTGGACTTTCCAACGGCCTTCACCACGAGTCTGAACTCTCCCGGCCTGGTGTCAACAATCGTCAACGGGATCCTCTCTCCACGCTCGGATGTGCGCACGATCACGAACTGACCAGGCTTAGCCTTCCTGGAAACGAGCGAATTCCTAATCCAGAACTCGTACAGCTTTGGCGCAAATCTTCTCTTTCTTACAATCGTATTCTCCGGAAACTCCATCCACCAAACCTCCCACTTATCCGCACACTCAACTGAGATTATACCATCTCAGAAGCAATTCAATGCAGAAAGTCTCACGATAGTAAAGAGACAAGTTGCTTCTTTATCTCAGTAAACCCAACGGCTTTTTGGTACATCTCTTCGGGGGGCAATTTCCTCTCAAGCTTCTCAGCTACGATAAGTTGCTCCCCGTCTTTTACAATCTCCAATCTTTCGTGATTACGCACGAACTCAACGAATTCGTATCTATTCGGCAATCTATCAAGTAAGTCAACCGGTGTTATGCTGAACTCACTAAGAAGTGGCTCCTTCGAAGATTTTCGGAGACGTCCGAAGAGCTTTCCCAAAACACTCATCTTGCGGACCTTGAAATCAGGAAGACTCGCAAGTTCAGACCGCACATTCAAAATGATACCGTAAAAATACGTCGTCGAATACCGTGAAGGTGCAACAAGCTCGAAAAAATATTCTCCATCCTCAAACTCGACAAGGAGTCCAAAAAAGGGCAGGGTGGATGCAACACCCAAAGCATTACTCACCCTCTTGAGAAGCTGTTTGTAGATACTACTTCCCCGAGTAACACTCCTGTATCCGCGTGCTTCGAAAAACCTCGAATTAGCTTCGTAGCGCTTTCGTCTGATTACCCGCAACACATAGATAAGCATCACTTCAGACAATCCTAACACGATTATGAAGACCACGAGCCAACCGACTGGCATCCCCACAACACTCCTCGGATAACTTTGATAAGATAATCCTCTCGTGACGAGTCTCGTCAAAAAAATTATAAACCCTATCCCCACCCGGTCAACCGCGCAAGTCCTTGACCAAAAAATTCCCATAAATTTGAAGATGCCTTTAGGATAGAAAATCACCCTGTCCAAAGTAAGTTAGGAATGATACTTGAAAAAACGAGCTACACCAAAT from Fervidobacterium thailandense harbors:
- a CDS encoding ABC transporter permease subunit; this encodes MQLLRWELKRNFKSFLLWTAFIVLIQWMYFAFFPSIAGDDGLFSSKLQLLPKAFLKLFGVDKIDFSDILHFFAMQGQIWVFLFATFYPARLSSSMFVKEENDKTIEFLFARPIRRESYVFQKFTATTVYLLLFDLTITVALLGMFNKYKVKPFDISLFWKLVLSFWAVHIFMSAVGIIFSVVARKRSTADTGTFFALGFFYAISLIARVYEKYRYLQVLTPFGVFDPAELIKGADFNTGGFLIVVLIYALSLGFSIVYYTKKDVYI
- the gltA gene encoding NADPH-dependent glutamate synthase, with protein sequence MAVKNRVPVLERPVEERIKSFEEVALGYTEELAVEEAKRCLQCKVPTCVEGCPVGIDIPRFIKQIAERNFEGAFKTVKSFNYLPAICGRVCPQETQCEGTCVLNKIGKPVNIGALERFVADWAYKEGLEAQDGADVKIQEARDKKIAVVGSGPAGLTVSSELGRLGFQVEIFETLHELGGVLVYGIPEFRLPKEIVKKEISDLKNLNIVLHKNTPVGYAIDPRELLETYDAVFIGVGAGTPKFMGIEGTDLNGVYSANEFLTRINLMRAYKFPEYDTPVYVGKRVAVIGGGNTAMDVARSALRLGAEVYLVYRRTEAEMPARRAEIEHAKEEGIKFMLLTNPVRYIGDSNGRVVAVECIKMTLGEPDESGRRKPVPMPGSNFILEVDTVVEAIGTEANRFLLSQFPGLETSKYGYVVVNEWGQTSIPKVFAGGDIVTGSATVISAMGAGKRAAQGITRYLLESV
- a CDS encoding sulfide/dihydroorotate dehydrogenase-like FAD/NAD-binding protein, translating into MEFPENTIVRKRRFAPKLYEFWIRNSLVSRKAKPGQFVIVRTSERGERIPLTIVDTRPGEFRLVVKAVGKSTYELCMKNEGDVLADVVGPLGKPSEVRNYGNVLVLGGGVGIAAVLPIARALKEEGNKLTVILGARTIDELILRDEFGFCDELLLTTDDGSLGIKGTVVDAMRELVKEKKFDVAWAVGPAVMMKFASYVAKEHNFPIWVSLNSIMVDGTGMCGGCRVTLKDEKGSKIEYTCVDGPEFDGRFVDWDVFMNRLTQYREQERLALEKFLAEVGDVSWL